One window of Penaeus chinensis breed Huanghai No. 1 chromosome 34, ASM1920278v2, whole genome shotgun sequence genomic DNA carries:
- the LOC125043815 gene encoding probable G-protein coupled receptor AH9.1 produces MILVDGLLAVPPLWSSAVALGPAKSDWEQEQEREQVARTRFIAYGVVAPITVAVGIVGNLLTIVLLRQPQFRGVTFTYFLVLALSDLISLCMFVSMMVHFQHEETLSFSTAVWYAYFELFMVNVPMSVSVLVVVCITVDRFYSVCRPTHFAAIHTERCARLAIAGSVAFAVLVWLPVCFLLHPVECVELSCSPPDNRTWWAVRFNNELFPEDWYRPYAWVRQVLLAFIPIILLVVLNALTLRGFLRLRARRAEMARSSASGSLQLTVSSSAEGRHRKEQHLIPLLVAVMITFSATMLPSGIVDAIHTDDPEDEATYEVFRALGNNLEVLSHALNFYMYILCSRTIRVALKNIFRRRRQVSLARASVSRVLIAVQQLTRNDGRGKTPSAEPTGTEEGRRREKETQGVAAETASERDLAQTV; encoded by the exons ATGATCCTTGTTGATGGCCTTCTCGCGGTGCCGCCTTTATGGA GTAGCGCTGTCGCCCTGGGCCCCGCGAAGAGCGACTGGGAGCAGGAGCAAGAGCGGGAGCAGGTGGCAAGGACCCGATTCATCGCGTACGGCGTGGTCGCGCCCATCACGGTCGCCGTGGGCATCGTCGGCAATCTCCTCACCATCGTCCTCCTTCGCCAGCCGCAGTTCAGAG GGGTGACGTTCACCTATTTCCTGGTACTTGCTCTGAGTGACCTGATCTCCCTCTGCATGTTCGTGTCCATGATGGTGCATTTCCAGCACGAAGAGACGCTTTCCTTCTCCACGGCCGTGTGGTACGCGTACTTCGAGCTGTTTATGGTCAACGTGCCCATGAGCGTCTCCGTGCTGGTCGTGGTGTGCATCACGGTGGACCGCTTCTACTCGGTGTGTCGCCCCACGCACTTCGCGGCCATTCACACGGAGCGCTGCGCTAGGCTAGCCATCGCAGGCTCAGTTGCCTTTGCAGTGCTGGTGTGGCTGCCTGTGTGCTTCCTCCTGCACCCGGTGGAGTGCGTCGAGCTCTCGTGCAGTCCGCCCGACAACCGGACGTGGTGGGCGGTGCGTTTCAACAACGAGCTGTTCCCTGAGGACTGGTATCGCCCGTACGCGTGGGTAAGGCAGGTCTTGCTGGCCTTCATCCCCATCATTCTTCTGGTCGTCCTCAACGCCCTCACTTTGAGAGGCTTTCTGCGGCTGCGGGCCAGGAGGGCCGAGATGGCCAGGAGCTCCGCCAGTGGCAGCCTGCAGCTCACAGTCTCGTCCAGTGCGGAGGGAAGGCACCGCAAGGAGCAGCACCTCATCCCGCTGCTGGTGGCCGTCATGATCACGTTCAGCGCGACCATGCTGCCCTCGGGGATAGTCGACGCAATACATACGGACGACCCTGAGGACGAGGCGACCTACGAGGTCTTCAGAGCCCTGGGAAATAACCTCGAAGTCCTCAGCCATGCACTCAATTTCTACATGTACATCCTGTGCAGCAGGACCATCAGAGTGGCGCTGAAGAACATCTTTCGGCGCCGCCGGCAGGTCTCCCTCGCCAGAGCCTCCGTGTCAAGGGTGTTGATTGCGGTCCAACAACTGACCAGGAATGACGGGAGAGGAAAGACGCCCTCCGCGGAGCCCACAGGTACCGAAGAGGGGAggcggcgagagaaagagactcaGGGTGTCGCTGCAGAGACAGCGTCGGAGAGAGACCTAGCACAGACAGTGTGA